In Pantoea cypripedii, the DNA window AACATCTCTTCAGCGAAGTCTTTGATTTGCTCGCTCAGTTCATGTCTGAACTCTCCCGGCAAGGATGATTAACGATTCTGTAGCCGTTCTTAAGTGATAGTTAAGGATTCAAAATATATTTGTGCATTTTTCGAACCATATTTCTCAGAAATCAACTGAGGAAATTCTGATAAATGCGCATTTATGGTGAAAATTATTCTTATTAAACGGCGCTTCAAGTATTTTAGTCAGACGAATCCTACCATGCCTAAGCGTGTGGATTCGTTGAGAAAATGCCCAAAAGATTGTTTTTGAACAAAAAAAATTTAACAGCGATTTTTCTTGTAAGAATTCTTTTTTTACGGCATTGTCAACACTCGCTGAAGCGTCACACTTTCGCAATTCAAATGTTTTTAAGATTTGTCCTATCAGATTTGTCTGTGACATGCGCGATAGTGACATGGCTCGCAAAAACAGGGCGATTTAAGTACTTAAGGCAACTTCCCGGCGATTCCCACTATCGCGGGGACAAGAGTGACGTTGAAGCAACACAACAAACTTCGCAGGACGGGTCAGGGAAGAGTCATTATGGCGCAGGGGTGTAGATCGACTTCGCCAGACTGCTGAGCAGAATAAAAAAGTGTCTTTGGAAATCTCTCTCGTACCGCAAACGCGTAATTCATCGTTGATTTAAACGGATAACAAATTTGGTGAGGGTCGCTAACATGCCAACGATTATTATGGATTCATGCAACTACACACGCCTGGGATTATCGGACTATATGTCCGCAAAAGGAGTTAAAAAGAAAAATATTACTTCCGTGTCGGACATCGAGCAATTGCAGCAACGCTGTGAACAGCTAAAGCCCGGAGTGGTATTTATTAACGAAGAGTGTTTCATTCATGAATCCGATTCCAGTGATCGTATTCGCGGCATTATCATGCAGCACCCTGACACCTTATTTTTCATCTTCATGGCGATTTCAAACATCCATTTTGAGGAATATCTCTACGTTCGTAAGAACCTGATTATTACGTCAAAATCGATTAAAACATCGACCCTGGACTCCTTACTTGGCACCTACCTGCAAAAGAAACTCAATGCAGCGCCGCGAATTTCAGCTGGACTTGATATTCACCCTCTGACATTAAGTCAGACTGAATCAAATATGCTGAAAATGTGGATGTCAGGCCACGACACTATTCAGATTTCAGACAAGATGCAAATTAAGGCGAAAACAGTTTCGTCACATAAAGGTAATATTAAACGCAAAATTAAGACCCACAATAAACAGGTTATTTACCATGTTGTGCGTCTGACGGATAATGTTACCTCTGGCATCTATGTCAACGTGCGATAATTTAGCACGGTAAAAATAAGGGCTAATCAGCAGATTAGCCCTTTTGCGTTTTATCCATTTTGCGATGCAGATCCCACTCTGCCGCCTAATCCTTTCCCCTGCCTTGCCGATGTTAGCTTCAGCACACCTACCTAACTGAGAGCAAGGATATGAAAACAGCATCGATTGATGAGCAACATAAGCTCAGCATCTGGCAGAACCTGCGCCTGATGCCTCTTTTCAGCATGATCTTTGGTGGCATTCTGCTGCTTTTTGCCCTGTGCATTGGACTCGCCAGCTACTTTCTGATTCAAAGCAATACGTCGCTGAATGATGCCACGGATGAAATTCAAATCCGCATGGGGATTTCCAACAGCTCCAACCATCTGCGCACCGCACGTCTGAATGTGATCCAGTCCGGCGCGGCGGCACGTATTGGTGAGATGGAGGGTTACCGTGCCGATCTGGCACGCACCGAGCAGCGCATTGAGCAGGCACGCGCGGGCTTCAAACTTTATATGGATCGTAAGACCAAAACAGCCGAAGACCTGGCACTGGATGCCCCGCTGACCGAACGCTTCAATGCTTATATCGATAAAGGACTGAAGCCGATGATCGACTCGGCCAAGCAAGGCAGCTTTGAAGGAATTATCGCGCAGGAAACTGACGTCACGCGCAAACTGGATGATGCGTATAACCAGGTGTTACTGAAGGCGATTAAGATTCGCACCGACCGGGCTGATGCCATTAACGCCATGGCGGCACATCAATCCCGCATTGGTTTTATCGCGATGGCAGCGGCATTTGCCGCCGCGCTGGTGCTGGTGCTGCTGACCTTCCTGTTCCTGCGCCGCGTGGTGATCAACCCACTGCGTCAATCCGTGGCACGCATTGAACGCATCGCCCAGGGCGACCTGACTGCGCCGGAACAACAGTGGGGCCGCAGCGAAATTGGTAGCCTGCTGCATAATTTGCAACTGATGCAGGCTTCGCTGGTACGTACCGTAGGCACGGTGCGTGAAGGCGCGGTGGCGATTTATCAGGGTTCCAGTGAGATCTCTGCCGGCAATACCGACCTCTCTTCGCGTACCGAAGAACAGGCTTCTGCGCTGGAGCAAACGGCGGCCAGCATGGAACAGCTGACAGCCACGGTGAAACAAAACGCGGAAAACGCCCATCATGCCAGCCAGCTGGCTGCGGATGCTTCCGGTAAAGCGCGTAGTGGTGGTGAGCTGGTCAATGGCGTGGTGAAAACCATGAATAACATTTCCGGCAGCTCGAAGAAAATTGCTGAGATTACCAATGTGATCAACAGCATCGCCTTCCAGACCAATATTCTGGCGCTGAACGCTGCGGTTGAAGCCGCGCGTGCCGGTGAGCAGGGGCGCGGTTTTGCCGTGGTTGCCAGTGAAGTGCGTAGTCTGGCACAGCGCAGCGCCCAGGCGGCGAAAGAGATTGAGTCGCTGATTGGCGAGTCGGTTGATCTGATCAGCAATGGCTCCAGTCAGGTTGGCGCAGCAGGAGCCACCATGAGCGAGATTGTTGAGGCGGTACGTCGGGTGACCGATATTATGGCGGAAATCGCCGCCGCCTCAGATGAGCAGAGCCGTGGCATTCAGCAGGTGAGTCTGGCTGTGACTGAGATGGATAACGTGACGCAGCAGAATGCCTCGCTGGTTGAGGAAGCCTCGTCGGCAGCAGCATCACTGGAAGATCAGGCCGGCAAACTGACGCAGGCAGTGGCGGCATTCCGTTTAAATGACAGTCCGGGATTGCTGGTGTCCACATCCTCTGCGCCAGCGCTGCCGAAGACGTTTAGCCCGCGTCCGGTGCTGGCAGCAACCAGTAATGATAACTGGGAAACGTTTTAATTCGTGGCAGACCGCAGCGGTACCGATAAACCCCGCGCAATAAATTGCGCCGCTACAACCCAGTGCGATATTGGGTAGCGGCGCGATTTATCGCGCAAGGCCGTGCGCCTGGCCGAAAAAAACGCGCGATTAATCGCGCCGCTACGGGTGAAACTCTGTTATTCCTCTGCGAAGGGTTCGACAAATATCCCTTCCGCATGATCGCTTTCATTAAAGAACCAGATACCCAGCGGATAATCCTCCAGCGCCACCAGATACATCACCCCTTCATTAAAGGGTTCCACCGCCAGGATTGTCCCGCTACGGCGTGGACCGCCGTCTGTCTTTACCGTCACGCGGTCATTGACCTTCATTGATTACTCTCCAGAAATAGTGCCTCGGACACAGTGTAACGGAAGAAATGAACGACTGT includes these proteins:
- the rcsA gene encoding transcriptional regulator RcsA, with protein sequence MPTIIMDSCNYTRLGLSDYMSAKGVKKKNITSVSDIEQLQQRCEQLKPGVVFINEECFIHESDSSDRIRGIIMQHPDTLFFIFMAISNIHFEEYLYVRKNLIITSKSIKTSTLDSLLGTYLQKKLNAAPRISAGLDIHPLTLSQTESNMLKMWMSGHDTIQISDKMQIKAKTVSSHKGNIKRKIKTHNKQVIYHVVRLTDNVTSGIYVNVR
- a CDS encoding methyl-accepting chemotaxis protein; translation: MKTASIDEQHKLSIWQNLRLMPLFSMIFGGILLLFALCIGLASYFLIQSNTSLNDATDEIQIRMGISNSSNHLRTARLNVIQSGAAARIGEMEGYRADLARTEQRIEQARAGFKLYMDRKTKTAEDLALDAPLTERFNAYIDKGLKPMIDSAKQGSFEGIIAQETDVTRKLDDAYNQVLLKAIKIRTDRADAINAMAAHQSRIGFIAMAAAFAAALVLVLLTFLFLRRVVINPLRQSVARIERIAQGDLTAPEQQWGRSEIGSLLHNLQLMQASLVRTVGTVREGAVAIYQGSSEISAGNTDLSSRTEEQASALEQTAASMEQLTATVKQNAENAHHASQLAADASGKARSGGELVNGVVKTMNNISGSSKKIAEITNVINSIAFQTNILALNAAVEAARAGEQGRGFAVVASEVRSLAQRSAQAAKEIESLIGESVDLISNGSSQVGAAGATMSEIVEAVRRVTDIMAEIAAASDEQSRGIQQVSLAVTEMDNVTQQNASLVEEASSAAASLEDQAGKLTQAVAAFRLNDSPGLLVSTSSAPALPKTFSPRPVLAATSNDNWETF
- the dsrB gene encoding protein DsrB; the encoded protein is MKVNDRVTVKTDGGPRRSGTILAVEPFNEGVMYLVALEDYPLGIWFFNESDHAEGIFVEPFAEE